A genomic region of Endomicrobiales bacterium contains the following coding sequences:
- the groES gene encoding co-chaperone GroES, which produces MALRPLGDRVLVKPSESKEVKKGGIIIPDTAKEKPQEGEVIAVGKGKIGDDGKVVAMDVKKGDKVLYGKYAGTEVKIEDVEYMIMGQDDILAIIE; this is translated from the coding sequence ATGGCTTTAAGACCGCTTGGCGACAGAGTGCTTGTAAAGCCCTCTGAGTCCAAAGAAGTAAAAAAGGGTGGTATAATAATTCCTGACACCGCAAAAGAAAAGCCACAAGAAGGTGAAGTTATCGCAGTAGGTAAAGGCAAAATTGGCGACGATGGCAAAGTTGTTGCTATGGATGTTAAGAAAGGCGACAAAGTTCTTTACGGTAAGTATGCTGGCACGGAAGTTAAAATTGAAGATGTTGAATATATGATAATGGGTCAAGATGATATCTTGGCCATAATTGAGTAA